One Scomber japonicus isolate fScoJap1 chromosome 1, fScoJap1.pri, whole genome shotgun sequence DNA window includes the following coding sequences:
- the urb2 gene encoding unhealthy ribosome biogenesis protein 2 homolog, with product MAAIYSGIHLKLKSPQTPWEDKLKLARFAWISSQCLLPNKEQVLLDWCTHALTGWYNQKVGFSQDVLDGLWCYLDDLLHSRKLHTPLKQGKTISLRLNMAQLLLDRLQECSRAATGPPVSVSTLLSVCRGVLSSPALSSVFTTKYELIVDLLAKLCSLACRELQQPVVTQPGSDLETSQTELITERPPDHPQLDSDKAPSKQKDKHSSANLFEVLLQVLSCYLSVQRQQANPNRVFSLVTNQLIQPLVLLRHLLTSGEHAPSHTHLRLRQQLCRDIRVKIESIIHLALFPSEHLTSYKEELLPSKEDSGKRGPGGAKGPLKPVSAILCKLSAQGYCEPSLHYSVKSNSYSLLFKLFLESYGKGSRENEEEQRMLCFYFLTRLVPALDVGLDGHSPSSDKADQSVSVSTESPPDSPCSPESWSLALLAVESLLSQALSADIYNVAADRIRHKEVQLNFYRALGQMFFNQAQPSIPAWYRCLKVLLSLNHLILEPDLDQLLSSAWVNADCMEARVQRARQLTLCSLLQTYTKLRQLPRLFSELLSVICQPALDDLRPPLLSEGISSSLRTCLLDTPASQGLEICSLVLESIRKYILPDLVKENREAEKMEIDGGGDDEVKMDQERDCASLKLFSLSQLLHAVLFSLKTLDNASPLPLVRQSHGLMEEMQRVVKDLLQLLSAEKKAVKTNLKTQRKGKKNLGHKESQKASDSEMRKMWEQKIQEAALLLRYTWVEVDTLFHIHCSKYTSLDSAPTAAGSEIEDRSLLTRIEGLLSCEVEDSVVSLSCSPMSCLLLKLLTLQQMKKALLDTPLVAEQSTAALLNKAALFILAKEELEVSLDGEQVWGGQIDSVNASSYPVAHWYLLTSNLPLLAPYLNGEDVGYIANVLVGSLLSRQTERGKDGCLTVSLLSSQLLQSSILPELPSLFSATVSSLTQRIFSVFVAAHTPKVCPTLLAFQEGVKGQGQGQPLSTLVKKETIVEDILTSSKTGEVSVLLTDKQTKELVNLLQILTNLSPDGMSSEDLSFIFLLLLFMLSSTSCHSDQMTTDPPASGDGVVFLEKLLRILTCLLEGKNFQGVLKLIHGGTLLQAVVSSLLWHSHSGRFCSTSSSDWLDLIKAVQGFIGSLVQLIIVRNSSVRLNLEQFASYLTNKEVASRPDPGASVQSIPLLLTSLTSFSQTMTSHLGRSKTMDQTLIQMLARTTASLGPAVESVLKTQIVGQPASILSQAFIVEVVTVMLNCELSILSVEEEKKQGGTQLTLGHITLYRGFCQQIHKEISSAPRPMDFLVASLHFLSAFYRAVQRTGQERQEEREEEKKGGNELDELYIQTLQNVHRLLTAPWLSATDLCELEPPVQELLRHLVEKSTTSQFNLLLLMIREGLDTGKLRAGNYREVLSAVIIIKLLSCCQLPEPCSKALWLIAPQIISAMVFLVRSSSDDISLTLNFTIPVVISMTSLLRQGEGLFTNPHHVILILGALQSVPLDHLTPVVYHSAFLAVHEALFAIIQCHPQVMLNAAPSFLNVFHRLLASVMHEGRQRGDSDTGPDSEVYLQCSRLIERMYSHIAAVAESFTTLSAFMVAEYVTELQKVTLRPDIKLHLTEGIYRILDLCMEQDIKFLTAGLQMGIREVFNELYGSYTHYHKAQRQGEDKYTV from the exons ATGGCTGCCATCTACTCAGGTATCCATCTGAAACTGAAGAGTCCTCAGACACCATGGGAGGACAAGTTGAAGCTGGCACGTTTTGCCTGGATCTCCTCTCAGTGCCTGCTGCCCAACAAGGAACAG GTCTTGTTGGACTGGTGCACCCATGCCCTGACAGGGTGGTATAATCAAAAGGTTGGGTTCTCCCAAGATGTATTGGATGGCCTGTGGTGTTACCTTGATGACCTGCTTCATAGCCGGAAACTTCACACTCCTCTCAAGCAGGGCAAGACCATCAGCCTGAGGCTCAACATGGCACAG ctgctgcttgACCGACTTCAGGAGTGTTCACGTGCAGCTACTGGGCCTCCAGTGAGTGTATCCACTCTACTGAGCGTGTGTCGGGGCGTTCTCTCCTCTCCCGCTCTCTCATCTGTCTTTACCACCAAGTATGAGCTCATAGTCGATCTGCTAGCCAAGCTCTGCTCCCTTGCTTGCCGTGAGCTACAACAGCCGGTGGTCACTCAACCTGGTAGCGATTTGGAGACTTCTCAAACTGAGCTGATCACTGAAAGACCTCCAGATCACCCACAGTTAGATTCTGATAAGGCCCCTTCCAAGCAAAAGGACAAACACAGTTCAGCTAATTTGTTTGAGGTGTTGCTCCAAGTGTTATCGTGTTATTTATCAGTTCAGCGACAACAAGCCAATCCCAACAGAGTCTTTTCTTTGGTAACCAACCAGCTGATCCAGCCACTAGTGCTACTCAGACACCTGCTGACCTCTGGTGAACATGCGCCTTCTCACACACATCTGCGTCTCCGTCAGCAGCTGTGTAGAGACATCCGTGTCAAGATAGAGTCCATCATTCATTTAGCTCTCTTCCCCTCTGAGCATCTGACATCCTACAAGGAGGAGCTTCTTCCATCCAAAGAAGATTCTGGGAAGCGTGGTCCTGGAGGGGCAAAAGGCCCCTTGAAGCCAGTCAGTGCTATACTTTGCAAACTGAGCGCCCAGGGCTATTGTGAGCCATCGCTACACTACTCGGTGAAGTCAAACTCATATTCTCTGCTGTTTAAGCTATTTCTTGAAAGCTACGGAAAAGGCAGCagagagaatgaggaagagcagaggatgCTGTGTTTCTACTTTCTCACTAGATTGGTCCCGGCCTTGGATGTTGGTCTGGATGGACACTCACCCTCATCTGACAAAGCTGATCAGTCAGTCTCTGTGTCCACTGAGTCTCCCCCTGACTCTCCCTGTTCCCCAGAAAGCTGGAGCCTGGCCCTGCTGGCTGTAGAGTCCTTGCTGAGCCAGGCTCTGTCAGCTGATATTTACAATGTAGCAGCAGACAGGATAAGACACAAAGAGGTGCAGCTCAATTTTTACAGAGCGCTGGGACAAATGTTCTTCAATCAAGCACAGCCAAG CATTCCAGCATGGTACCGCTGTCTGAAAGTCCTATTGAGTCTCAACCATCTCATTCTTGAACCAGACCTGGACCAGTTGTTGTCTTCAGCCTGGGTTAACGCTGACTGCATGGAAGCACGTGTGCAACGGGCCAGACAG CTCACGTTGTGTAGCCTCCTCCAGACCTACACCAAGCTCCGCCAGTTGCCGCGTCTCTTCTCAGAGCTCCTTTCTGTGATCTGTCAGCCAGCTCTGGACGACCTTCGACCCCCTCTGCTGTCTGAAGGGATCTCCAGCTCCCTCAGGACCTGTCTTCTGGATACACCTGCTTCCCAGGGTCTGGAGATCTGCTCATTAGTGTTGGAGAGCATCAGGAAGTATATTCTACCTGACCTGGTGAAGGAgaacagagaagcagagaagatGGAGAttgatggaggaggagatgatgaaGTAAAGATGGACCAGGAGAGAGACTGTGCATCCCTGAAGCTCTTCTCTCTCAGCCAGCTCCTTCATGCTGTTTTATTTAGCTTGAAGACTCTTGATAatgcctctcctcttcctctagtCAGACAGAGTCATGGCCTGATGGAGGAGATGCAGCGAGTAGTCAAGGATTTGCTGCAGCTGTtgtcagcagaaaaaaaggctGTAAAAACAAATTTGAAAACCCAGAGAAAAGGCAAAAAGAATTTGGGCCACAAAGAGTCACAGAAGGCATCAGACTCTGAAATGAGGAAAATGTGGGAGCAGAAGATACAGGAGGCTGCTCTCCTCCTCAGATACACCTGGGTGGAAGTAGACACACTCTTTCATATTCACTGTAGCAAATACACATCTCTTGACTCAGCCCCGACTGCAGCTGGAAGTGAGATTGAAGACCGATCTCTCCTGACACGTATAGAGGGTCTTCTATCCTGTGAGGTAGAAGACTCTGTCGTCTCCCTCTCCTGCAGCCCCATGAGCTGTCTGCTGCTCAAACTCCTCACTTTGCAACAGATGAAGAAAGCCCTGTTAGATACCCCCTTAGTCGCAGAACAAAGCACAGCAGCACTGCTAAACAAGGCAGCCCTGTTTATTTTAGCTAAAGAGGAGCTTGAGGTGAGTCTGGATGGAGAGCAGGTATGGGGCGGGCAGATAGATAGTGTGAATGCCAGCTCCTACCCAGTTGCTCACTGGTATCTTCTCACGTCCAATTTGCCTTTGCTTGCTCCCTACCTGAACGGAGAAGATGTAGGCTACATAGCAAACGTACTTGTTGGATCATTGCTCagcagacagacggagagaggCAAAGACGGCTGTCTGACTGTTTCCCTCTTATCTTCACAGCTTCTCCAAAGCTCCATTCTGCCTGAGTTGCCATCACTGTTCTCTGCCACAGTTAGTTCCCTCACACAAAGgatttttagtgtttttgtgGCAGCACATACACCCAAGGTTTGTCCTACGCTCTTGGCATTTCAGGAAGGAGTGAAAGGGCAAGGACAAGGTCAACCTTTGTCCACACTGGTGAAAAAAGAGACTATAGTTGAGGATATATTAACATCCTCTAAGACTGGAGAGGTGTCTGTATTGCTGACTGACAAACAGACCAAAGAGCTGGTAAACTTACTCCAAATCTTAACAAACCTAAGCCCAGATGGGATGAGCTCTGAGGATCTCTCattcattttcctcctccttctcttcatgCTCTCTTCCACCTCCTGTCATTCAGACCAGATGACCACAGATCCGCCTGCCTCTGGAGATGGTGTTGTATTCCTAGAGAAGCTGCTCAGAATTCTTACTTGTCTCCTGGAGGGTAAAAACTTCCAAGGCGTTTTGAAGCTCATCCATGGCGGCACTCTGCTGCAGGCTGTGGTGTCCTCTCTTCTCTGGCATAGCCACAGTGGAAGATTTTGCTCCACAAGTAGTTCTGATTGGTTGGATTTGATCAAAGCAGTACAGGGCTTCATTGGATCATTGGTCCAGTTGATTATAGTCAGAAACAGCAGCGTTCGCCTCAATCTGGAGCAGTTTGCCTCTTATCTTACCAACAAGGAAGTGGCAAGCAGGCCAGATCCTGGAGCATCTGTTCAGTCCATTCCTCTTCTGCTGACATCATTGACCTCTTTCTCCCAGACAATGACTTCTCACCTGGGAAGAAGCAAAACAATGGATCAAACTTTGATTCAGATGCTTGCAAGAACAACTGCTTCACTGGGACCAGCTGTCGAGTCTGTCCTCAAGACGCAGATTGTCGGTCAGCCAGCCAGCATCCTCAGTCAGGCTTTCATTGTGGAAGTTGTTACCGTCATGCTGAACTGTGAACTGTCTATACTGtcggtggaggaggagaagaagcaggGCGGTACCCAGCTGACCTTGGGTCATATCACCCTCTATCGAGGTTTCTGCCAGCAAATCCATAAAGAAATCAGCTCTGCCCCCAGACCCATGGACTTCCTGGTTGCATCTCTCCATTTCCTGTCAGCCTTCTACCGAGCAGTGCAGAGGACGGGACAAGAGAGGCAGGAGGAgcgagaagaggagaagaagggaggaaatgaattGGATGAGCTGTACATTCAAACACTGCAGAATGTGCACAGGCTGCTGACAG CTCCTTGGCTGTCTGCAACTGATTTATGTGAGTTAGAGCCGCCTGTGCAGGAGCTGCTGCGCCACCTGGTGGAGAAGAGCACCACAAGTCAGTTCAACCTGCTGCTGTTGATGATCAGAGAAGGGCTGGACACTGGCAAGCTGCGGGCTGGAAACTACAGG GAGGTGCTATCTGCAGTAATCATCATAAAACTGCTTTCCTGTTGTCAGTTACCTGAACCCTGCTCTAAAGCTCTGTGGCTCATTGCACCACAGATCATATCTGCTATGGtg TTTCTAGTAAGATCATCCAGTGATGACATCTCTCTGACCCTGAACTTTACCATCCCTGTGGTAATAtcaatgacatcactgctgcgTCAAGGAGAGGGTCTCTTCACCAACCCTCATCACGTGATCTTGATCCTTGGGGCTCTTCAGTCAGTGCCTCTTGACCACTTAACCCCGGTCGTCTACCATTCAGCATTTCTTGCCGTTCATGAGGCGCTGTTTGCCATCATCCAGTGTCATCCTCAG gtgatGCTGAATGCAGCTCCGTCATTCTTGAATGTCTTTCATCGTCTGCTGGCATCCGTCATGCATGAGGGTCGGCAGAGAGGAGATAGTGACACAG gtCCAGACAGTGAAGTGTATCTGCAGTGCTCCAGACTGATTGAAAGGATGTACTCTCACATTGCTGCTGTTGCCGAGAGCTTCACCACACTGTCGGCCTTCATGGTGGCCGAGTATGTCACAGAGCTGCAGaag